One window of the Thermodesulfomicrobium sp. WS genome contains the following:
- the rpsJ gene encoding 30S ribosomal protein S10 — MMMMQSDKIRIKLRAYDYRILDKAVAEIVDSARNTGASIAGPIPLPTRIHKQTIQKSVHVDKKSREQFELRVHKRLLDILEPTQQTVDALGKLNLPAGVDVEIKL, encoded by the coding sequence ATCATGATGATGCAAAGCGATAAGATCCGCATCAAATTGCGTGCCTACGACTACCGTATTTTGGACAAAGCTGTAGCGGAGATTGTGGACTCTGCACGCAACACAGGTGCGTCCATTGCAGGTCCGATCCCTCTACCGACTCGTATTCACAAGCAGACTATTCAGAAGTCGGTGCATGTGGATAAAAAGTCGCGGGAACAGTTTGAGCTGCGTGTGCATAAGCGTCTCTTGGACATCCTGGAGCCCACTCAGCAGACCGTGGATGCTTTGGGGAAATTGAATCTTCCTGCTGGCGTTGATGTCGAGATCAAGCTGTAA
- the tuf gene encoding elongation factor Tu, whose translation MAKQKFERKKPHVNIGTIGHIDHGKTTLTAAITKIASMRGHGQYVGFDQIDKAPEEKERGITIATAHVEYETEKRHYAHVDCPGHADYIKNMITGAAQMDGAIIVVAATDGPMPQTREHILLARQVGVPYLVVFLNKVDLVDDEELIELVEMEVRELLTKYEFPGDEVPVIRGSALKALECESIDSPDAKPILELLDACDSYIPDPVREIDKPFLMPIEDVFSISGRGTVVTGRVERGVIKVGDEVEIVGFRETRKTTCTGVEMFRKLLDEGQAGDNIGALLRGVKRDEVERGQVLAKPGSITPHTKFVAEVYVLSKEEGGRHTPFFSGYRPQFYFRTTDVTGVVTLNEGVEMVMPGDNTTFHVQLINPVAMEKGLRFAIREGGRTVGAGVVSEIVE comes from the coding sequence ATGGCGAAGCAGAAGTTTGAACGGAAGAAGCCGCACGTCAACATTGGCACCATTGGTCACATTGACCATGGGAAGACGACGCTGACGGCAGCGATCACGAAGATTGCGAGCATGCGTGGGCATGGCCAGTACGTGGGTTTTGATCAGATCGACAAGGCTCCGGAAGAGAAGGAGCGCGGTATTACCATTGCGACGGCGCACGTGGAGTACGAGACCGAGAAGCGGCACTATGCGCATGTGGATTGCCCGGGGCACGCGGACTACATCAAGAACATGATTACGGGTGCGGCGCAGATGGACGGTGCCATCATCGTGGTGGCGGCCACCGATGGTCCCATGCCGCAGACCCGGGAGCACATTCTTTTGGCTCGTCAGGTGGGGGTGCCCTACCTGGTGGTGTTCCTCAACAAGGTGGACCTTGTGGATGACGAGGAGCTCATCGAGCTGGTGGAGATGGAAGTGCGGGAGCTTCTGACCAAGTACGAGTTCCCTGGGGACGAGGTGCCGGTGATCCGCGGCTCGGCGCTCAAGGCATTGGAGTGTGAGTCCATCGATTCTCCGGACGCCAAGCCCATTTTGGAGCTTCTGGACGCATGCGACAGCTATATTCCGGACCCGGTGCGCGAGATCGACAAGCCGTTTTTGATGCCCATTGAAGACGTGTTTTCCATTTCCGGCCGTGGCACGGTGGTGACCGGTCGTGTGGAGCGCGGTGTGATCAAGGTGGGCGACGAAGTGGAGATTGTGGGTTTCCGGGAGACCCGCAAGACCACGTGTACGGGCGTGGAGATGTTCCGCAAGCTGCTTGACGAAGGTCAGGCGGGTGACAACATCGGTGCGCTGTTGCGTGGTGTGAAGCGTGACGAGGTGGAGCGTGGTCAGGTGTTGGCCAAGCCGGGTTCCATCACGCCGCACACCAAGTTTGTGGCCGAGGTGTATGTCCTGAGCAAGGAAGAAGGCGGTCGTCATACGCCGTTCTTCTCGGGCTATCGTCCGCAGTTTTACTTCCGCACCACGGATGTGACGGGAGTGGTGACCCTCAACGAGGGTGTGGAGATGGTGATGCCGGGGGACAACACCACGTTCCACGTGCAGCTCATCAATCCTGTGGCCATGGAGAAGGGTCTGCGTTTCGCCATCCGCGAGGGTGGTCGTACCGTGGGCGCTGGCGTGGTCTCGGAAATCGTGGAGTAG
- the fusA gene encoding elongation factor G — MSKRVPIERQRNIGIMAHIDAGKTTTTERILFYTGVSHKIGEVHDGQATMDWMEQEQERGITITSAATTCFWKEHRINIIDTPGHVDFTVEVERSLRVLDGAVAVFCAVGGVEPQSETVWRQADRYRVPRIAFVNKMDRSGADFFRVVGMIRDRLKAKPVPIHLPIGSEENFQGQVDLVRNVALYYDEESQGQKIEVREIPAELADQAAEWRHQLMEAIAEEDESLLEKYLGGEELSTEEILQGIRQATIGMRICPVLCGSAFKNKGVQALLDAVVDFLPSPVDIPPMTGTDPETGEEVQCVCSDDEPLAALAFKLMADPFIGHLTFLRIYSGVLEAGSTVLNANTGKKERIGRLLKMHANKREEIKEAFAGDIVAAVGLKLTATGETLCDLKRVVQLESMDFPEPVIEVAIEPKTKTDRDSLSQALQKLTKEDPSFRVKTNEETGQTLIAGMGELHLEIIVDRLIREFKVDANVGQPQVAYRETITKPAEKDLKYAKQSGGRGQYGHVVIKVFPQEPGAGYEFVNSIVGGVIPKEYIPAVDKGIRDALQNGVLAGFPMVDVKVELVHGSYHEVDSSEQAFYIAGSMAVKEACRQAAPVLLEPIMFVEVLTPDDYMGDVIGDLNGRRGRIVNMEPRQGMQIVRAHVPLSNMFGYATDLRSRTQGRATYTMLFDHYDRVPANLAEELIKKA; from the coding sequence GTGTCCAAGCGAGTCCCCATAGAACGGCAGCGGAACATCGGTATTATGGCCCACATTGATGCGGGCAAGACGACGACTACCGAGCGGATTCTCTTTTATACCGGTGTTTCGCACAAGATTGGTGAAGTCCATGACGGCCAGGCCACCATGGACTGGATGGAGCAGGAGCAGGAGCGTGGCATCACGATCACCTCTGCGGCGACCACGTGCTTTTGGAAGGAGCATCGGATCAATATCATCGATACCCCGGGGCATGTGGATTTTACCGTAGAAGTGGAGCGCTCGTTGCGTGTTCTCGATGGCGCGGTGGCGGTGTTCTGCGCGGTGGGTGGGGTGGAACCCCAGTCGGAGACCGTGTGGCGCCAGGCAGACCGGTATCGGGTCCCTCGCATTGCCTTTGTGAACAAAATGGACCGTTCTGGCGCGGATTTCTTCCGTGTGGTCGGGATGATCCGCGACCGCCTCAAAGCCAAGCCGGTACCCATCCATCTCCCCATTGGATCGGAAGAAAACTTCCAGGGGCAGGTGGACCTGGTGCGCAATGTGGCGCTTTACTACGACGAAGAGTCGCAGGGCCAGAAGATCGAGGTGCGGGAAATCCCGGCGGAGCTGGCGGACCAGGCGGCCGAATGGCGCCATCAGCTCATGGAGGCTATCGCCGAAGAAGACGAGTCGTTGCTGGAGAAATACCTGGGTGGCGAGGAACTCTCCACTGAGGAGATCCTGCAAGGCATTCGCCAGGCGACCATTGGCATGCGGATCTGTCCGGTGCTGTGTGGTTCGGCCTTTAAGAACAAGGGCGTGCAGGCGCTGTTGGACGCAGTGGTGGATTTTCTCCCTTCTCCAGTAGATATCCCGCCCATGACCGGTACAGATCCCGAGACTGGCGAGGAAGTGCAGTGCGTCTGCTCGGATGACGAGCCGTTGGCGGCTTTGGCGTTCAAGCTGATGGCAGATCCCTTTATCGGTCACCTCACCTTCCTGCGCATCTATTCCGGTGTCCTTGAAGCCGGCTCTACGGTGCTCAATGCCAATACCGGCAAGAAGGAGCGCATTGGCCGCCTGCTCAAGATGCACGCCAACAAACGCGAGGAGATCAAAGAGGCCTTTGCGGGGGACATCGTGGCGGCTGTGGGACTCAAGCTGACCGCTACTGGCGAGACCTTGTGCGATTTGAAGCGCGTGGTGCAACTCGAGTCCATGGACTTCCCCGAGCCGGTTATCGAGGTGGCCATTGAGCCCAAGACCAAGACGGATCGGGATTCGCTGTCCCAGGCCCTGCAGAAACTGACCAAAGAGGACCCCTCCTTCCGGGTGAAGACCAACGAAGAGACAGGGCAGACGCTCATCGCAGGTATGGGTGAGCTGCATCTGGAGATCATCGTGGACCGTCTCATCCGGGAATTCAAGGTGGACGCCAACGTGGGGCAACCGCAGGTGGCGTACCGGGAGACCATCACCAAACCGGCGGAGAAGGACCTCAAATACGCGAAACAGAGTGGTGGACGGGGACAGTACGGGCACGTGGTCATCAAGGTATTTCCGCAGGAGCCGGGCGCTGGATACGAGTTCGTCAACTCTATTGTGGGCGGTGTTATTCCTAAGGAATACATCCCTGCAGTGGATAAAGGTATCCGTGATGCCTTACAGAATGGTGTGCTCGCCGGATTTCCCATGGTGGATGTGAAAGTGGAATTGGTGCATGGCTCCTACCATGAGGTGGATTCCTCGGAGCAGGCTTTTTACATTGCTGGTTCCATGGCGGTGAAGGAGGCCTGCCGTCAGGCGGCCCCGGTACTGCTTGAGCCCATCATGTTCGTGGAAGTGCTGACTCCTGACGATTATATGGGCGATGTCATTGGTGACCTCAACGGCCGTCGTGGTCGCATTGTGAACATGGAGCCTCGTCAGGGCATGCAGATCGTCCGTGCGCATGTGCCGCTCAGCAACATGTTCGGCTATGCCACGGACTTGCGTTCCCGCACGCAGGGGCGTGCAACCTATACCATGCTGTTCGATCATTACGACCGGGTGCCGGCCAATTTGGCCGAGGAACTCATTAAGAAGGCGTAA
- the rpsG gene encoding 30S ribosomal protein S7 codes for MPRKGPAPRREVLPDPKYGSRLVAKFINQMMVDGKKSVSEKILYAVMDEVARRLEMEPLKAFEQIVDKVKPQMEVKSRRVGGATYQVPMEVRPARQEALAIRWLITYARSRGEKGMVQRLTAEFVDAFHERGGAMKKREDTHRMAEANKAFAHYRW; via the coding sequence ATGCCGCGTAAGGGTCCTGCGCCGCGGCGCGAGGTGTTGCCCGATCCCAAGTATGGGAGCCGTCTCGTCGCCAAGTTCATCAACCAGATGATGGTGGATGGGAAGAAGAGCGTTTCGGAAAAGATATTGTACGCCGTGATGGATGAAGTGGCTCGGCGTTTGGAAATGGAGCCGCTCAAGGCCTTTGAGCAGATCGTCGACAAGGTGAAGCCGCAGATGGAAGTCAAGTCCCGTCGGGTGGGCGGTGCGACGTACCAGGTGCCCATGGAAGTGCGCCCGGCACGTCAAGAGGCATTGGCTATTCGTTGGCTGATTACATATGCGCGTTCCCGTGGCGAAAAAGGCATGGTGCAGCGTTTGACGGCTGAATTTGTGGATGCGTTTCATGAGCGCGGTGGTGCCATGAAAAAGCGGGAAGACACCCACCGCATGGCGGAAGCAAACAAGGCTTTTGCCCATTATCGTTGGTAA
- the rpsL gene encoding 30S ribosomal protein S12, with protein MPTINQLVRKARAKQHKPNKRAALQQCPQRRGVCVRVYTTTPKKPNSALRKVARVRLTNGIEVTSYIPGEGHNLQEHSVVMIRGGRVKDLPGVRYTIIRGTLDAAGVQDRRKSRSKYGAKRPK; from the coding sequence ATGCCCACAATTAACCAATTGGTGCGTAAGGCGCGGGCCAAGCAGCATAAGCCCAACAAGCGTGCTGCCTTGCAGCAATGTCCGCAGCGCCGGGGTGTTTGCGTGCGTGTGTATACCACTACGCCCAAAAAGCCCAATTCGGCATTGCGGAAAGTTGCCCGTGTCCGCCTGACCAACGGGATCGAGGTGACCTCGTACATCCCCGGGGAAGGCCATAATCTGCAGGAGCATTCGGTGGTGATGATCCGCGGCGGTCGTGTCAAAGACTTGCCCGGTGTGCGGTACACCATCATTCGCGGTACGCTCGATGCGGCTGGCGTTCAGGATCGCCGGAAGAGCCGGTCGAAGTATGGTGCGAAACGTCCGAAATAA
- the rpoC gene encoding DNA-directed RNA polymerase subunit beta', whose translation MTLDDLFTQRGSATTLFNSQNLKAIGISLASPEKIREWSYGEVKKPETINYRTFKPERDGLFCAKIFGPVKDYECNCGKYKRMKHRGIVCEKCGVEVIASKVRRERMGHIELAAPVAHIWFLKSLPSKIGTLLDMTMADLEKVLYFDSYIILDPGETTLQKKQVISEEQYFQILDHYGEDAIKVGMGAESIKLLLQELDLPTLRVQLREESQTTRSVTKKKKIAKRLKIIEAFLESGNKPEWMILDVIPVIPPELRPLVPLDGGRFATSDLNDLYRRVINRNNRLKRLLELGAPDIIIRNEKRMLQESVDALFDNGRRGRAITGTNGRPLKSLSDMIKGKQGRFRQNLLGKRVDYSGRSVIVVGPSLKLHQCGLPKKMALELFKPFVYAKLEERGIASTIKSAKKMVEREDVAVWDVLEEVVREYPILLNRAPTLHRLGIQAFEPLLVEGKAIRLHPLVCTAFNADFDGDQMAVHVPLSIEAQIECRVLMMSSNNILSPANGSPIIVPSQDIVLGLYFLTVERPFGKGEGMVFADPGEVICALDAGHLDLHSRIKVRIDGQLVPTTPGRILVREIVPPQVPFDVYNRELSKKAIGRLVGEAYRLAGTKATVLLCDKLKDLGYEYSTRAGFTVCVKDLTIPAKKEEILARSYAEVADIEQQYRDGIITRTEKYNKVVDVWSKATTEVTEELMRVLKYEELTDPKTGKTEKCHSFNSVFMMANSGARGNQDQIRQLAGMRGLMAKPSGEIIETSITSCFREGLTVLQYFTSTHGARKGLADTALKTANSGYLTRRLVDVVQDVIVSEYDCKTVDGIELTHVSKGGEITVRLSERVLGRVAMYDVADPETGEIFIKANELITEDLVAEIERRGVAAITIRSALTCKARHGVCALCYGRDLARGHLVNVGEAVGIIAAQSIGEPGTQLTMRTFHIGGTAHKEVEQNRYVAINKGRVVLSRVRTVVNDRGERLVLGKSGQLRIVDDTGVEREKYPLPSGAKLFVEAGAEVKKGDVLAEWDPFNEPFLADVDGVVSFHDIVEGRTVQEKIDETTGKTTLTIMEFRSSNYRPRISVCDAHGATKLRPDSGTEAVYTLPVGAILMVRDGDAVRPGDVLARKPRETSKTKDIVGGLPRVAELFEVRKPKDQAVITEIDGVVSFGPDSKGKRKIIVEPEVGEPRVYLIPKGKHITVAEGDFVECGEPLTEGHPDLHDLLRIKGEKYLAAYLVDGVQDVYRFQGVYINDKHIELIVRQMLRKVTVLEPGDTGFLMGEQVDKNRFFRTNAKVMASGQRPATAEPLVLGITQASLTTESFISAASFQETTKVLTEAALLAKKDYLYGLKENVIVGRLVNAGSGFRAYVHSDIVVPEQPESPDKFLEELEKDPYLVDE comes from the coding sequence ATGACCCTAGATGACCTTTTTACCCAGCGTGGCAGTGCCACTACGCTGTTCAATAGCCAGAATCTGAAGGCCATCGGCATCAGTCTCGCCTCCCCAGAAAAGATCCGTGAATGGTCGTATGGCGAGGTGAAAAAGCCGGAGACCATCAACTATAGAACCTTTAAGCCGGAGCGAGATGGCCTTTTCTGTGCCAAGATTTTCGGACCGGTAAAGGATTACGAGTGTAATTGCGGCAAATATAAGCGCATGAAGCATCGGGGTATCGTGTGCGAAAAGTGCGGCGTGGAAGTCATCGCTTCCAAGGTTCGCCGTGAGCGCATGGGGCATATCGAGCTTGCGGCCCCTGTGGCGCACATCTGGTTCCTCAAGTCGCTTCCCTCCAAGATCGGAACATTGCTCGACATGACCATGGCCGATCTGGAGAAGGTGCTCTATTTCGATTCGTATATTATCTTGGATCCCGGAGAGACGACACTGCAGAAAAAACAGGTCATCTCCGAAGAGCAGTATTTCCAGATCTTGGATCATTACGGGGAAGACGCCATCAAGGTGGGCATGGGCGCAGAGTCCATCAAGCTGCTGTTGCAAGAGCTTGATCTGCCCACATTGCGGGTGCAACTGCGCGAGGAGTCGCAAACCACCCGCTCGGTAACCAAGAAGAAAAAGATCGCCAAGCGGCTCAAGATCATTGAGGCCTTTCTCGAGTCTGGCAATAAGCCTGAGTGGATGATCCTCGACGTCATCCCGGTCATTCCGCCGGAGCTCCGGCCTTTGGTGCCTTTGGATGGTGGCCGGTTCGCCACTTCGGACCTGAACGACCTCTATCGTCGGGTCATCAACCGCAACAACCGTCTGAAGCGTCTCTTGGAACTCGGCGCCCCGGATATCATTATCCGCAACGAAAAGCGCATGCTCCAGGAGTCGGTGGACGCCTTGTTCGACAACGGCCGCCGCGGCCGGGCCATTACGGGCACCAATGGTCGTCCTCTCAAGTCCTTGTCGGATATGATCAAGGGCAAGCAGGGGCGTTTCCGTCAGAACCTCTTGGGCAAGCGGGTGGACTACTCGGGCCGTTCCGTGATCGTGGTGGGGCCGTCCTTGAAGCTCCACCAATGTGGTCTTCCCAAGAAAATGGCCTTGGAGCTTTTCAAGCCGTTTGTGTACGCCAAGCTGGAAGAGCGCGGTATTGCGAGCACCATCAAGAGCGCGAAAAAGATGGTGGAGCGCGAAGATGTGGCGGTGTGGGACGTGCTCGAGGAAGTGGTGCGCGAATATCCGATCCTGCTCAACCGCGCTCCTACCTTGCATCGCTTGGGTATTCAGGCCTTTGAGCCCCTGTTGGTGGAAGGCAAGGCCATCCGGCTGCATCCGCTCGTGTGCACGGCCTTCAACGCCGACTTCGACGGTGACCAGATGGCGGTGCACGTGCCACTGTCCATCGAGGCGCAGATCGAGTGCCGCGTGCTCATGATGAGCTCCAACAACATCCTGTCGCCGGCCAACGGTTCGCCCATTATCGTTCCCTCCCAGGATATCGTGCTTGGGCTGTACTTTTTGACCGTGGAGCGCCCCTTTGGGAAGGGTGAAGGCATGGTCTTCGCCGATCCCGGCGAAGTCATCTGCGCCCTGGATGCCGGCCACTTGGATCTGCATTCCCGCATCAAGGTCCGCATCGACGGCCAATTGGTGCCTACGACACCGGGCCGCATCCTGGTGCGCGAGATCGTGCCGCCGCAGGTGCCTTTCGACGTCTATAATCGGGAGCTGAGCAAAAAAGCCATCGGCCGTCTGGTGGGCGAGGCCTACCGCCTGGCTGGCACCAAGGCCACGGTGCTTTTGTGCGACAAACTCAAGGACCTGGGCTACGAATACTCCACGCGCGCCGGCTTTACGGTGTGCGTCAAGGACCTCACCATCCCGGCCAAGAAGGAGGAGATCCTGGCCCGTTCGTATGCCGAAGTGGCGGACATCGAGCAGCAGTACCGTGACGGCATCATCACGCGTACGGAAAAGTACAACAAGGTGGTGGACGTCTGGAGTAAGGCGACCACCGAGGTCACGGAAGAGCTGATGCGCGTCCTCAAGTACGAGGAACTCACGGATCCCAAGACCGGGAAGACCGAGAAATGCCACAGCTTCAACTCGGTGTTCATGATGGCCAACTCCGGTGCTCGTGGTAATCAGGACCAGATCCGTCAGTTGGCGGGCATGCGCGGCCTCATGGCCAAGCCTTCGGGCGAGATCATCGAAACGTCGATTACGAGCTGTTTCCGCGAAGGGCTCACGGTGCTCCAGTACTTCACCTCCACCCATGGTGCACGCAAGGGGTTGGCGGACACGGCGCTCAAAACCGCCAACTCCGGATATTTGACGCGTCGCTTGGTGGACGTGGTACAGGACGTCATCGTCAGCGAGTATGACTGCAAGACCGTGGATGGTATTGAGCTCACCCACGTGAGCAAGGGCGGCGAGATCACGGTGCGCTTGAGCGAGCGGGTCTTGGGCCGCGTGGCCATGTACGATGTGGCGGACCCTGAAACCGGTGAGATCTTCATCAAGGCCAACGAGCTCATTACCGAGGACCTCGTGGCCGAGATCGAGCGGCGCGGCGTGGCGGCCATCACCATTCGTTCGGCCTTGACCTGTAAGGCCCGTCACGGCGTGTGCGCCCTGTGCTATGGCCGTGATCTGGCCCGCGGACATTTGGTCAACGTGGGCGAGGCCGTGGGCATCATCGCCGCCCAGTCCATCGGTGAGCCGGGGACACAGCTCACCATGCGGACCTTCCACATCGGTGGCACGGCTCACAAGGAAGTGGAGCAGAACCGCTATGTGGCCATCAACAAGGGCCGTGTTGTCCTGTCGCGGGTGCGCACCGTGGTCAATGACCGGGGCGAGCGCTTGGTGCTCGGCAAAAGTGGCCAATTGCGCATCGTGGATGACACGGGCGTGGAGCGGGAGAAGTATCCCTTGCCGTCGGGCGCCAAGCTCTTTGTGGAGGCCGGCGCCGAGGTGAAGAAGGGGGACGTGCTCGCCGAGTGGGATCCCTTCAACGAACCCTTCCTGGCGGATGTGGACGGCGTGGTCAGCTTCCATGACATCGTGGAAGGTCGTACGGTGCAGGAAAAGATCGACGAGACCACGGGCAAGACGACGCTGACCATCATGGAGTTCCGCTCCTCCAACTATCGTCCCCGTATCTCGGTCTGCGATGCCCACGGCGCGACCAAGCTGCGGCCCGACAGCGGCACCGAGGCGGTGTACACCTTGCCGGTGGGTGCCATTCTCATGGTGCGCGACGGCGACGCGGTGCGGCCGGGCGATGTGCTCGCCCGCAAACCGCGCGAAACCTCCAAGACCAAGGACATCGTGGGTGGTTTGCCGCGGGTGGCCGAGCTCTTCGAAGTGCGCAAGCCCAAGGATCAGGCGGTCATCACCGAGATCGACGGCGTGGTGAGCTTTGGGCCGGACTCCAAGGGCAAGCGGAAGATCATCGTGGAGCCCGAGGTGGGCGAGCCCCGGGTGTATCTCATCCCCAAGGGTAAGCACATCACCGTGGCCGAGGGCGACTTCGTGGAATGCGGCGAGCCGCTCACCGAAGGGCACCCGGATCTCCACGACCTTCTGCGCATCAAAGGCGAGAAGTACCTGGCCGCCTACCTGGTGGACGGCGTTCAGGACGTATATCGATTCCAGGGCGTATACATCAACGATAAGCACATCGAACTGATCGTCCGCCAGATGCTGCGCAAGGTCACGGTGCTCGAACCCGGAGACACTGGCTTCCTCATGGGCGAGCAGGTGGACAAGAACCGGTTTTTCCGGACCAACGCCAAGGTCATGGCTTCCGGGCAGCGTCCCGCCACGGCCGAGCCGTTGGTGTTGGGGATTACCCAGGCGTCGTTGACCACGGAGTCCTTCATTTCGGCGGCGTCGTTCCAGGAAACCACCAAGGTGCTCACCGAGGCGGCGCTTTTGGCCAAGAAGGACTATCTCTACGGCCTCAAGGAAAATGTCATTGTGGGACGTTTGGTCAATGCCGGTTCGGGCTTCCGAGCCTACGTCCACAGCGACATCGTGGTGCCGGAGCAACCGGAGAGCCCGGATAAGTTTTTGGAAGAGTTGGAAAAGGACCCGTACCTGGTGGATGAATGA